Sequence from the Curtobacterium sp. MCLR17_007 genome:
GGCGAGCCACCGCGATCGGCATGCTCTGACGACGCTCTGCCGGATGGTCCGGAGCGTGCGCGGACACGTCCGACGCGACCGTCTGGAGGCCCGGTGCCGGTCCGCCGGGCGGGCACCGGGCCTCCAGAGCGGCCGGATGCGGCGGCGGCCAGGAGACGACCGGGATCGACGGACGACCACCGGGCAGACGGACGTCGGGCCCGGTACCTGACGGCACCGGGCCCGACGTGGTCGGTCGTGTGGACGGGTCAGCCCTTCTTGGCTGCCTGTCGACGGTCGGCGCGGTTGTTCGCCGTGGACGTCGCCTGGCCGGTGGCGGTCGCCGCCGAGCCGAACGCGGAGCCCTTCTCGGGCATCGCGGCCGCTTCTTCCTCGGCCTGGGCGCGCTGTGCGAGAGCGGTGGCGGCCTGCTCGAGACGACCGCGCTCGTCGCGGACCTCGACCTCGCCGTCGATCGACGGCGCGGAGTACTCGAGACCCGGGGTCTCCTCTTCGGAGAGGCCCTTCGCCTCGATGACTGCGTTCTCGCCGTCGGACTGCACCTGGACCTCGAGGTTGAACAGGAACCCGACTGACTCCTCGCGGATCTGGCCCATCATGCTCTGGAACAGGGCGTAGCCCTCGCGCTGGTACTCGACCAGCGGGTCGCGCTGCGCCATCGCACGCAGGCCGATGCCGTCCTTGAGGTAGTCCATCTCGTACAGGTGATCGCGCCAGCGGCGGTCGACCACGGAGAGGACCACGCGGCGCTCGAGCTCCCGCATCGCTTCCTCGCCGAGGCTCTCCTCGCGCTGCGAGTAGGCGAGCTGAGCGTCCGAGAGGATCTCGCGGCCGAGGAACTCCCGCGTCGCCTTGCCCTTCGAGCCGGCTTCGGTGATGACCTCGTCGATGGTGATCGAGATCGGGTACAGCGTGCCCAGCTCGGTCCACATCGCGTCGAGGTCCCAGTCGTCCGGCGAGCCCTCGCCGGTGTGGGTGTCGATCACGTCGTCGACCACGCTCTTCAGGAACGACTGCGTGCGCTCGTGCAGGTCGTCGCCCTCGAGGATGTGACGGCGGTCGCTGTAGATCGCTTCGCGCTGGCGGTTCAGGACGTCGTCGTACTTCAGGACGTTCTTGCGGATCTCGGCGTTGCGGCCCTCGACCTGGGACTGTGCGGAGCGGATCGCCCGGCCGACGAGCTTGTTCTCGATGGCCAGGTCGTCCGGCACGTTCGACCGGCCCATGAGGCTCTCGGCGGCACCGGAGTTGAACAGGCGCATCAGGTCGTCGGTGAGCGACAGGTAGAACCGGCTCTCGCCCGGGTCACCCTGACGGCCGGAACGACCGCGCAGCTGGTTGTCGATGCGGCGGGACTCGTGGCGCTCGGTGCCGAGGACGTAGAGCCCGCCGGCGTCGCGGACCTTGTCGCCCTCTTCCTCGACGATGGCCTTCTGGCTTGCGAACACCTCGTCCCAGGCGGCTTCGTACTCGTCCGGGGTCTCGGTCGGCGACAGGCCCTTCGCGTGCATCTCCTGCACCGCGAGGAACTCCGCGTTGCCGCCGAGCATGATGTCGGTACCACGACCGGCCATGTTGGTGGCGACGGTGACCGCGCCGAGGCGACCGGCCTGGGCCACGATCGCGGCTTCACGCGCGTGGTTCTTCGCGTTGAGGACCTCGTGCTTGACGCCCTTCTTGGCGAGCAGCTTGGAGAGGTACTCGGACTTCTCGACGCTGGTGGTGCCGACGAGGACGGGCTGGCCCTTCTCGTGGCGCTCCTCGATGTCGTTGGCGACCTGCTCGAACTTCGCCTGCTCGTTCTTGTAGACGAGGTCGGTCTGGTCGCGGCGCTGCATCGGACGGTTCGTCGGGATCGCGACCACGCCGAGCTTGTACGTCGACATGAACTCGGCCGCTTCGGTCTCGGCGGTACCGGTCATGCCCGAGAGCTTCTGGTAGAGCCGGAAGTAGTTCTGCAGGGTCACGGTGGCGAGGGTCTGGTTCTCCGCCTTGACCTCGACGCCCTCCTTCGCCTCGATGGCCTGGTGGATGCCCTCGTTGTAGCGGCGGCCCATGAGGATGCGGCCCGTGTGCTCGTCGACGATGAGGACCTCGCCGTTCATCACGACGTAGTCCTTGTCGCGCTTGAACAGGGCGTCGGCCTTGATGGCGTTGTTGAGGAACGAGATCAGCGGCGTGTTGGCCGACTCGTAGAGGTTGTCGATGCCGAGGTAGTCCTCGACCTTCTCGATGCCGGGCTCGAGCACGCCGACGGTGCGCTTCTTCTCGTCGACCTCGAAGTCCTCGCCGGCGGTGAGCCGACCGGCGATCGACGCGAACTCGGTGAACCACCTGTTCGCTTCCCCCGAGGACGGTCCGGAGATGATGAGCGGCGTGCGGGCCTCGTCGATGAGGATCGAGTCGACCTCGTCGACGATCGCGA
This genomic interval carries:
- the secA gene encoding preprotein translocase subunit SecA; translated protein: MANVLEKVLRIGEGRTLRRLKAYASAINDLEDDFASLTDEELQDETKELRERYANGETLDDLLPEAFAAVREASKRTLGMRHFDVQLMGGAALHLGNIAEMKTGEGKTLVATTAAYLNAIPSRGVHVITVNDFLASYQSELMGRVFRALGMTTGCIVSNQSPPERREQYAADITYGTNNEFGFDYLRDNMAWQAADMVQRGHFFAIVDEVDSILIDEARTPLIISGPSSGEANRWFTEFASIAGRLTAGEDFEVDEKKRTVGVLEPGIEKVEDYLGIDNLYESANTPLISFLNNAIKADALFKRDKDYVVMNGEVLIVDEHTGRILMGRRYNEGIHQAIEAKEGVEVKAENQTLATVTLQNYFRLYQKLSGMTGTAETEAAEFMSTYKLGVVAIPTNRPMQRRDQTDLVYKNEQAKFEQVANDIEERHEKGQPVLVGTTSVEKSEYLSKLLAKKGVKHEVLNAKNHAREAAIVAQAGRLGAVTVATNMAGRGTDIMLGGNAEFLAVQEMHAKGLSPTETPDEYEAAWDEVFASQKAIVEEEGDKVRDAGGLYVLGTERHESRRIDNQLRGRSGRQGDPGESRFYLSLTDDLMRLFNSGAAESLMGRSNVPDDLAIENKLVGRAIRSAQSQVEGRNAEIRKNVLKYDDVLNRQREAIYSDRRHILEGDDLHERTQSFLKSVVDDVIDTHTGEGSPDDWDLDAMWTELGTLYPISITIDEVITEAGSKGKATREFLGREILSDAQLAYSQREESLGEEAMRELERRVVLSVVDRRWRDHLYEMDYLKDGIGLRAMAQRDPLVEYQREGYALFQSMMGQIREESVGFLFNLEVQVQSDGENAVIEAKGLSEEETPGLEYSAPSIDGEVEVRDERGRLEQAATALAQRAQAEEEAAAMPEKGSAFGSAATATGQATSTANNRADRRQAAKKG